A stretch of Triticum aestivum cultivar Chinese Spring chromosome 1D, IWGSC CS RefSeq v2.1, whole genome shotgun sequence DNA encodes these proteins:
- the LOC123178526 gene encoding proteinase inhibitor PSI-1.2, with amino-acid sequence MATSRLHIACALLLAGVVLLGQNQEGMEAVACPQYCLEVDYITCPSSGSQKLPARCNCCMAPKGCTLHLSDGINQTCS; translated from the exons ATGGCCACCTCCAGACTCCACATCGCTTGCGCTCTCCTCCTCGCTG GTGTTGTGCTTCTGGGGCAAAATCAAGAGGGCATGGAAGCCGTGGCTTGCCCGCAGTACTGCCTGGAAGTCGACTACATAACCTGCCCGTCCTCCGGGTCACAGAAGCTCCCGGCGAGGTGCAACTGCTGCATGGCTCCCAAAGGCTGCACGCTTCATCTCTCTGACGGGATCAACCAAACTTGCTCTTAA
- the LOC123178542 gene encoding pathogen-related protein, translated as MASAEGGDKYRSFLHGDGEKNTVWRHGAPPNYDLVNKLFEEERTKEWAEGSLEEKVQRLLKTWEMELVHKVRPEDQKSVHPKNYSATTNGLKPLTREEVMAMGGYNAFLATTLPPEHRIYDPDAESVESATSTFLTAFPRGFAIEVLDVYSGPPNPRIAFKFRHWGYMEGPFKGHPPHGRRVEFFGVCVFHVDEGTKVEKAEFFYERGNFLASFLSAPASAAASASGCPVMRGD; from the exons ATGGCCTCTGCTGAAGGAGGAGACAAATACCGGTCGTTCCTGCACGGCGACGGCGAGAAGAACACCGTGTGGAGGCATGGAGCCCCTCCCAACTACGACCTCGTGAACAAGCTCTTCGAGGAAGAGCGGACCAAG GAATGGGCCGAGGGATCTCTGGAAGAGAAGGTGCAGCGGCTGCTCAAGACCTGGGAGATGGAGTTGGTCCACAAGGTGCGGCCCGAGGACCAGAAGAGCGTCCACCCCAAGAACTACTCCGCCACCACCAACG GGCTGAAGCCTCTGACGCGGGAGGAGGTGATGGCCATGGGCGGCTACAACGCGTTCCTGGCGACCACGCTGCCGCCGGAGCACCGCATCTACGACCCGGACGCGGAGTCGGTCGAGTCGGCCACGTCCACGTTCCTCACGGCGTTTCCCCGGGGCTTCGCCATCGAGGTGCTGGACGTGTACAGCGGCCCGCCCAATCCCAGGATCGCCTTCAAGTTCCGGCACTGGGGCTACATGGAGGGCCCCTTCAAGGGCCACCCTCCGCACGGCCGCCGCGTCGAGTTCTTCGGCGTCTGTGTCTTCCAC GTTGATGAGGGCACCAAGGTGGAGAAGGCGGAGTTCTTCTACGAGCGCGGCAACTTCCTCGCAAGCTTCTTGAGTGCGCCAGCTTCTGCTGCTGCATCGGCTTCAGGTTGCCCTGTGATGAGAGGAGACTGA